CGGCGCCGTCTGCACTCCCCCCGATCGCTGATCCTCCCGGGGTGTCGAGGCTCAAGTGATGTGATTTGCGGAATCCGCGCAACTCACCCCTGAGTCCGTCCACAGGCCAAAGCGGCGTCGTCCACAGCAGATCGCGGGCCTTAGTTATTAAGAAGAGAACAAACCGGAATCGGATTCGAGCGCCGCGGAGTCCGGCGGCCGACGAAATCAAGCCGGTCCGCCACAATAGTTAATAGATCGTGATGGTTAATAGACCGTTAATCCCCTTGGGATGACTACATCTAGCGTCCCTCGCCGCCGATACGCCCGCGCATACGGAGGCAGAGGCTGGTTCCGGCCTCCGCGCGCGAGGACGCCGACGCCATCATGGACACGATCAGGCATTCGAATGGTCGGTGCAGAGCGGCAACAGCTTCTGGAAATCACCGACGTGGTCACGCGATTGCAGAAAATTCCCGAGCTGCTGAAAGCAGATCAACAGGCGGCTTGAAGCGCCCGCGGGAACGCCGCGGTCCTATTTCTCGCGCGCAACTACCGGACACGCCTCGATCGCCGTCCCCGGCCACGCGCCTTCGATTTCGACGCAGGGTCGGGAAGCATCGACGCGCAAGCCATATCGCTCCAGCAAAGGTTCGCGGATCGGCTTGCCGCGCGTGTGCAATCCCCACGCGCCGCCCGGCGGCGGATCTTGCAACGCGGTGCGAATGCGGCGGTCGAACTTGCCGTCGGGCATGATCGGCAGGGCAATGTCGGCGATCTGATAGAACCGCGACTGTGGTGGTAGAAGCGGGGCGATATAGGCCAGCGGCTTGTCGAGAAGAAGATAGATCGCGGGCTGCTCAAGCGATTTGGAGATCGTCGGGTTGTACGTATTGGACCAGGGGCGGCGGAACCAGTCTCCCGGTTGCGACCACAGCGCGATGGCCAGGGCAACAGCAAGCATCACCGCATTCATGCGCACCGGAGATGTGCCAGTCGAGGCAGATCCGGGCGTAGCGGCGATGCAGCGATGGGCCAGCAGGACGATCAAGGGTGCGCACAACAGCTCCAGCACGATCGCGTAGCGCTGGATCGAAAACACGGCGAGCCATGCCGCATAGGAGACGGCGAAGAACAGCAGGAACTGGGTATCGCGGCGCGTGAAGATATCGGTGCGTGTGACGAGGCCTCGGCCGATGCCGAGCACGATCAACACGGTTGCGACCGCAAACCGCGCGTCGCGAAACGGATATTCCGAGCTCCTGTTGTCGCCGACCAGCCAATAGAAGGGATACGCCAGGGCGTCCAGCATACCCCGGGGCAGGAATTGCCAGTCCATGATGTTCATCGGGGCCAATTCCCGGGACTGGAAGACGGCGTTGAAGAGCGGGAAAATCGGATTGCCCAGCTCGCGCCAGAGCATCAGCCCCCACGCGCCACCCGTGGCCAACGCGCCGAGCGCGCCGCCAACACCGAGGCAGAGCGTTGCCAGCAGCGGCCGGCTGGCGGCAAGCACGGCGGCGGCGGCACCGATCGCATAGACCGCATTGGTCAATTTCAGCCCGACGGCCGCGCCGATCATGAGGCCTGCGAGAACGTAGCGTCCGTGATGCGATCCATTCGCCGACAGGATCAGGACACAGCCGGCCAGAATCGGAAGTGCGGTGAGAATGTCGGAGAAGCTCGTGCCCACCTCCGAAAGCGTCATCGGCCCGACCGCGGCAATCAGGATCGATGCGCCGATCGCACTCGCCGTCGCCGCTTCCCGCAACAGGACGCGGACGAGAAAATAGATCAGCAGCAAATTGAGGCCGTGCACCGCGCCGATGATCATCAGGCCGTAGGGCAGCGGCAGCAAATGGCGCAGATAATAAACCGGGAAATAGATGGTCGGATTGAAATAGGTCTGGAAGCCGGGCGGCAGCGCGTCAATGCCAT
This portion of the Bradyrhizobium sp. AZCC 2262 genome encodes:
- a CDS encoding glycosyltransferase family 87 protein, translating into MTHAADVADMDAARRADRAWQTPLLQTNVLVPMAIALGSLLAGAIYTWFVGEDVNWDWQNYHEYNVWAVINDRYGIDALPPGFQTYFNPTIYFPVYYLRHLLPLPYGLMIIGAVHGLNLLLIYFLVRVLLREAATASAIGASILIAAVGPMTLSEVGTSFSDILTALPILAGCVLILSANGSHHGRYVLAGLMIGAAVGLKLTNAVYAIGAAAAVLAASRPLLATLCLGVGGALGALATGGAWGLMLWRELGNPIFPLFNAVFQSRELAPMNIMDWQFLPRGMLDALAYPFYWLVGDNRSSEYPFRDARFAVATVLIVLGIGRGLVTRTDIFTRRDTQFLLFFAVSYAAWLAVFSIQRYAIVLELLCAPLIVLLAHRCIAATPGSASTGTSPVRMNAVMLAVALAIALWSQPGDWFRRPWSNTYNPTISKSLEQPAIYLLLDKPLAYIAPLLPPQSRFYQIADIALPIMPDGKFDRRIRTALQDPPPGGAWGLHTRGKPIREPLLERYGLRVDASRPCVEIEGAWPGTAIEACPVVAREK